The following coding sequences are from one Panicum hallii strain FIL2 chromosome 5, PHallii_v3.1, whole genome shotgun sequence window:
- the LOC112892860 gene encoding putative pentatricopeptide repeat-containing protein At1g17630 has protein sequence MHRLLRAIASPPLGHYHHQRRHRLSAFAADQPIRHHPPIDSAVPWNKLLRDHLAHSRPDLALALYRLMRALSPGLPNSYTLPLALRAAPFMRIASTVHAHALHLGLHAHPDVAGQILAAYARLGRAAEARHVFDALPVRRTTLSWNTLITAYSIGCDPDAARAAFARMVAGGSRPDAVTWTTLLSAHARCGRHLEVLELFRDMHDSGCEGNAEAVAVALSACPYASGTALAKGRAIHAYGFVKGVVHGYMFVTNSLVCMYGKLGEMEEAEKVFQEAREKNAVTWNALITSYAAAGMCNKALDVLAWMEQRGGIVVPNVVSWSAVIGGFASSGNMEQALELFRQMQLRRLPPNVVTSATVLSACADLLALRLGQEVHGHTIKPVLDGHSLVLNGLINMYGKCGRVTAARKVFDQMKSRDLISWNSMIGSYGMHGLCDEALAVFEDMARAMVEPDGVTFVAVLSACSHTGRVAEGRRLFNQMVREHKISPSMEHYTCMVDLLGRAGLLKDASDLIETMPMRPDLCMRGALLNSCRMHGNAAMAEATIAKVLQAETETTGNHMLITNLYATCGMWEDSKRVRVMTKEAGLRKNPGQSWIEVKKKVFAFTAGNVSLPEAEDIFRLLDDLYSEMEDEKHANV, from the coding sequence ATGCACCGTCTCCTTCGCGCCATCGCCTCTCCTCCCCTTGGTCACTACCaccaccagcgccgccaccgcctctcTGCCTTCGCCGCCGATCAGCCAATCCGCCACCACCCGCCGATTGACAGCGCCGTCCCATGGAACAAGCTCCTCCGCGACCACCTCGCCCATTCCCGCCCGGACCTTGCCCTCGCGCTCTACCGCCTCATGCGCGCGCTGTCCCCTGGGCTCCCCAACTCCTACACCCTCCCGCTCGCACTCCGCGCCGCGCCGTTCATGCGCATCGCCTCCACCGTCCACGCCCACGCGCTCCACCTCGGCCTTCACGCCCACCCGGACGTCGCCGGCCAGATCCTCGCCGCCTACGCCAGGCTCGGCCGCGCGGCTGAGGCCCGCCACGTGTTCGACGCATTGCCGGTCAGGAGGACCACCCTCTCCTGGAACACGCTCATCACCGCGTACTCGATCGGATGCGACCCCGACGCGGCGAGAGCCGCGTTCGCGCGCATGGTGGCGGGCGGTTCGCGGCCGGACGCCGTGACATGGACCACGCTGCTCTCGGCGCACGCGAGGTGTGGAAGGCACCTGGAGGTTCTTGAACTGTTCAGGGATATGCATGACAGCGGGTGCGAGGGCAATGCTGAGGCCGTTGCGGTGGCGCTTTCGGCGTGTCCGTACGCCAGCGGCACTGCATTGGCGAAAGGGAGGGCAATCCACGCCTATGGCTTTGTGAAGGGTGTCGTCCATGGCTACATGTTCGTCACCAACTCATTGGTGTGCATGTACGGCAAGCTTGGAgagatggaggaggccgagaaGGTGTTCCAGGAAGCCAGAGAGAAGAATGCTGTGACATGGAATGCTCTCATCACCAGCTATGCGGCCGCTGGGATGTGTAACAAGGCGCTTGATGTGCTTGCTTGGATGGAGCAACGCGGCGGCATTGTTGTGCCCAATGTCGTGAGCTGGAGTGCGGTCATCGGCGGGTTTGCGTCTTCAGGGAACATGGAGCAAGCACTGGAGCTGTTCCGGCAAATGCAACTACGTCGGCTTCCGCCGAATGTGGTGACGTCAGCAACTGTTCTTTCTGCTTGTGCCGACCTACTGGCATTGCGGTTGGGCCAGGAGGTCCATGGCCACACAATCAAACCAGTCCTGGATGGGCACTCTCTGGTGCTGAACGGGCTCATCAACATGTATGGAAAGTGCGGGAGGGTGACTGCTGCACGCAAGGTGTTCGATCAGATGAAGAGCAGGGACTTGATCTCATGGAACTCGATGATTGGGAGTTATGGCATGCATGGTTTGTGCGATGAAGCCCTTGCAGTGTTTGAAGACATGGCCAGAGCTATGGTTGAGCCTGACGGCGTCACATTCGTTGCTGTGCTATCTGCGTGTAGCCACACAGGGCGTGTGGCAGAGGGCCGCCGTTTGTTCAATCAGATGGTAAGGGAGCACAAGATTTCCCCATCCATGGAGCACTACACCTGCATGGTTGACCTCCTGGGGCGTGCCGGCTTGCTGAAAGACGCGTCTGATCTCATTGAGACGATGCCAATGAGGCCTGACCTTTGCATGCGGGGAGCATTGCTCAACTCTTGCAGGATGCATGGGAATGCAGCCATGGCTGAAGCTACCATCGCCAAGGTTTTGCAAGCTGAAACAGAGACCACCGGGAATCACATGCTGATCACCAACTTGTACGCCACATGTGGGATGTGGGAAGATTCCAAGAGGGTGAGGGTGATGACGAAGGAGGCAGGCTTGAGGAAGAATCCAGGGCAGAGCTGGATTGAAGTGAAAAAAAAGGTGTTTGCCTTCACAGCCGGGAATGTGTCGCTGCCTGAAGCTGAGGACATCTTCAGGTTGCTCGACGATCTGTATTCAGAAATGGAGGAC